From the Psychrilyobacter piezotolerans genome, one window contains:
- a CDS encoding glycerol-3-phosphate responsive antiterminator gives MGLIEKLELNPIIAAVKDEKTLREALNSDIEVIFLLKSTILTIETMVEKIKKTGKIVFVHIDLIDGMSPTVDALDYLNEKTKLDGIISTKSALIKEAKKRKLLTIQRFFILDSISYKNSLKYARATKPDIVEILPGAMPKIIKRFLYNYKCPLIASGIIMDKEDVILALKAGAIGISTTKSDIWSL, from the coding sequence ATGGGATTGATTGAAAAATTGGAGTTAAATCCAATAATAGCAGCGGTAAAGGATGAAAAAACATTGAGGGAAGCCTTAAATAGTGATATAGAGGTAATATTTCTTTTGAAGTCTACTATATTAACTATAGAGACAATGGTGGAAAAAATAAAAAAAACAGGTAAGATAGTTTTTGTACATATAGATTTGATCGATGGGATGTCTCCTACAGTAGATGCACTTGACTATTTGAATGAAAAAACAAAATTAGATGGGATTATAAGTACTAAATCAGCCCTGATCAAGGAAGCTAAAAAACGAAAATTACTTACGATACAAAGATTTTTTATCTTGGATTCTATCTCATATAAAAACAGTTTAAAATACGCCAGAGCAACTAAACCAGATATCGTAGAGATCCTGCCGGGAGCTATGCCGAAAATAATAAAAAGATTTTTATATAACTATAAATGTCCTCTGATAGCCAGCGGGATAATAATGGATAAAGAGGATGTTATCTTGGCACTGAAAGCCGGGGCTATAGGTATATCTACAACTAAATCAGACATATGGAGTTTGTGA